A window of Streptomyces sp. DG1A-41 contains these coding sequences:
- the fdxA gene encoding ferredoxin has translation MTFVIGAACVDVMDRACVDECPVDCIYVGERMAYINPDECIDCSACEPVCPVEAIATIEELAPGDAPFVTENARFFSEPLPGRAEPLGSPGGAAGLGLIGVDTPFVQSYVAP, from the coding sequence ATGACTTTCGTCATCGGTGCCGCGTGCGTCGACGTCATGGACCGCGCCTGTGTCGACGAGTGCCCGGTGGACTGCATCTACGTAGGGGAGCGCATGGCCTACATCAACCCCGACGAGTGCATCGACTGCAGCGCCTGCGAACCCGTCTGCCCGGTCGAGGCCATCGCCACGATCGAGGAACTCGCACCCGGGGACGCGCCGTTCGTCACCGAGAACGCGCGCTTCTTCTCCGAACCGCTGCCCGGGCGTGCCGAGCCGCTGGGCTCGCCCGGCGGCGCGGCGGGCCTCGGCCTGATCGGTGTCGACACGCCCTTCGTCCAGAGTTACGTGGCGCCATGA
- a CDS encoding ABC transporter ATP-binding protein, producing MSAGARVRLEGLKLAFGDMPAAEVDLEVRPGEIVVLLGPSGCGKSTILRALAGLLTPTAGRAEVDGKPVGGTDTVCAMVFQEDALLPWRSAARNVEYALKLRGVPRGQRRHEAEELLAQVGLEGFFDHLPGQLSGGMRQRVQLARTLATRPRVMLMDEPFGALDAQTRSEMQQLLISVWRQYGTTILFVTHDVDEALLLGDRVVLLSPRPAVVREIVDIPGPRRPGAQFEPEFARRRYEILASLGDAAPAELSAEGA from the coding sequence ATGAGCGCCGGAGCGAGGGTCCGGCTGGAAGGTCTGAAGCTCGCCTTCGGCGACATGCCGGCCGCCGAGGTCGACCTCGAGGTGCGGCCCGGAGAGATCGTCGTCCTGCTCGGCCCGTCCGGGTGCGGGAAGTCGACCATTCTGCGGGCCCTGGCGGGACTTCTCACACCCACCGCCGGGCGGGCGGAGGTCGACGGCAAACCGGTGGGTGGGACCGACACGGTCTGCGCGATGGTCTTCCAGGAGGACGCCCTGCTGCCCTGGCGTTCGGCGGCGCGCAATGTCGAGTACGCCCTGAAACTGCGCGGCGTGCCGCGGGGGCAACGGCGTCATGAAGCCGAGGAACTCCTGGCCCAGGTCGGCCTGGAGGGCTTCTTCGACCACCTGCCGGGCCAGTTGTCCGGCGGCATGCGGCAACGTGTGCAGCTCGCCCGGACCCTGGCCACCCGCCCCCGGGTCATGCTGATGGACGAGCCGTTCGGCGCGCTGGACGCCCAAACCCGCTCGGAGATGCAGCAACTGCTGATCTCCGTCTGGCGGCAGTACGGGACCACGATCCTCTTCGTCACCCATGACGTCGACGAGGCCCTGCTGCTGGGCGACCGGGTCGTCCTGCTCAGCCCCCGCCCCGCCGTCGTACGCGAGATCGTCGACATCCCCGGGCCGCGGCGCCCGGGAGCCCAGTTCGAACCCGAATTCGCCCGGCGCCGCTACGAGATCCTCGCCTCGCTCGGCGACGCCGCGCCCGCCGAACTGTCCGCCGAAGGCGCCTGA
- a CDS encoding ABC transporter permease has translation MTTTPVSPQSLKPTADPVADTPRPRPGLRPLTALGAWPRRLAAGTRAALPLAAALLIWYLLTANDVALWLRFDKVPGPVEVFHTLKGQLTSGSYYQDLLASLRRILLGFGLAALSGVAIGMAVGRSRVVQALVRPLIEVARPIPAIALVPLAILMFPTGEQGIVFITFFAAFFPVAVSTIHAMKTLPKVWEEAARTMGARRLSVLAHVVLPGAMPGIFSGLSVSMGVAWICVISAEMISGQFGIGYYTWQSYGLLDYSGVIVGMLSIGVLGWGTAWLVERLGSRINRWLPRNAR, from the coding sequence ATGACAACGACTCCCGTCTCCCCGCAGTCCCTGAAACCCACCGCTGATCCCGTCGCAGACACCCCGCGACCACGCCCCGGCCTGCGCCCGCTCACGGCGCTCGGAGCGTGGCCGCGCCGACTGGCAGCCGGGACGCGGGCGGCGCTGCCGCTGGCCGCGGCGCTGCTGATCTGGTACCTGCTCACGGCCAACGACGTCGCCCTGTGGCTGCGCTTCGACAAGGTGCCCGGCCCGGTCGAGGTGTTCCACACGCTCAAGGGGCAGCTGACGTCCGGCAGCTACTACCAGGACCTGCTGGCCAGTCTGCGCCGCATCCTGCTCGGCTTCGGGCTCGCCGCGTTGAGCGGGGTGGCCATCGGCATGGCGGTCGGGCGCTCCCGGGTCGTCCAGGCGCTGGTCCGGCCACTCATCGAGGTGGCCCGGCCGATCCCGGCGATCGCCTTGGTCCCGCTGGCGATCCTCATGTTCCCGACCGGCGAGCAGGGCATCGTCTTCATCACGTTCTTCGCGGCGTTCTTCCCGGTGGCGGTGAGCACCATCCACGCGATGAAAACCCTGCCCAAGGTCTGGGAGGAGGCCGCTCGGACGATGGGCGCCCGCCGGCTGTCCGTACTGGCGCACGTGGTGCTTCCGGGAGCGATGCCCGGCATCTTCTCGGGGCTGTCCGTCTCGATGGGGGTGGCCTGGATCTGCGTCATCAGCGCCGAGATGATCTCCGGTCAGTTCGGCATCGGCTACTACACCTGGCAGTCCTACGGGCTGCTCGACTATTCCGGTGTGATCGTCGGAATGCTGTCCATCGGCGTCCTGGGCTGGGGCACGGCGTGGCTGGTGGAGCGGCTCGGATCCCGTATCAACCGCTGGCTGCCGAGGAACGCCCGATGA
- a CDS encoding ABC transporter substrate-binding protein, with the protein MYPFPHPVPRASLPQRSRRRSLLAVLAVLGLGVSACGTDTSAGGSSTVVVNVGYQSKTINTVTAGTLLRDRGTFERKLNAIGKAKGIHYKVVWQDFPSGPPLTAQMIAGKVDIGSMGDYPVLVNGSKTAEFPDARSELVAVTGYNLRGSLNQVVVPKDSPAQKLSDLRGKVVSTSVGSAAHGMLVNALRKNGLSPDDVKLLNQEPAVGASALEGEQVAALSQFVPWPQLMVFRKQGRLLYDGGSNGVPTFHAVVSRKAYAENHPEVMRAFLESVRDTANYLNKNPLAAAERVAKVTGIEPEVVYLYNGPSGLVTFDPTIKPELVAALSKDLPFLKDLGSVKNLDLDKFVNDSYLRKIYGASYDAAGKSTTSPSRLSGQDPVCHEPVKDPRTASEVWFSGQNSTGVAATPTCLLRRIAARDGDVRAAYVPDAKHGTRMFASAATWVLDPAGPRTPGCCRSRWPPTRIPIWQTTPTPAGSATRRRLRPLPEPAALAGPAPRHHPLQS; encoded by the coding sequence ATGTATCCGTTTCCGCACCCCGTCCCACGGGCGTCGCTCCCGCAGCGGTCCCGCCGCCGGTCGTTGCTCGCCGTACTCGCCGTACTGGGGCTCGGTGTGAGTGCCTGCGGTACCGACACCTCGGCCGGCGGCTCCTCCACCGTCGTGGTCAACGTCGGCTACCAGTCCAAGACCATCAACACCGTCACCGCGGGCACCCTGCTGCGCGACCGGGGCACCTTCGAGCGCAAGCTGAACGCCATCGGCAAGGCCAAGGGGATCCACTACAAGGTCGTCTGGCAGGACTTCCCCTCGGGGCCGCCGCTGACCGCCCAGATGATCGCCGGCAAGGTGGACATCGGCTCCATGGGCGACTATCCGGTCCTGGTCAACGGTTCCAAGACCGCCGAGTTCCCCGACGCCCGGTCCGAACTGGTCGCGGTCACCGGCTACAACCTGCGCGGATCTCTCAATCAGGTCGTCGTGCCGAAGGACTCCCCGGCACAGAAGCTGTCCGATCTGCGCGGCAAGGTGGTGTCCACCAGTGTCGGGTCGGCCGCACACGGAATGCTCGTGAACGCCCTGCGGAAGAACGGGCTGAGCCCGGACGACGTCAAGCTGCTCAACCAGGAACCGGCGGTGGGCGCCTCCGCACTGGAGGGCGAACAGGTCGCCGCGCTGTCCCAGTTCGTGCCCTGGCCGCAGCTGATGGTGTTCCGCAAGCAGGGCAGGCTACTCTACGACGGCGGGTCCAACGGCGTCCCGACGTTCCACGCCGTCGTCTCCCGCAAGGCGTACGCCGAGAATCACCCCGAAGTGATGCGGGCCTTCCTGGAGTCGGTCCGCGACACGGCCAACTACCTGAACAAGAACCCGCTGGCCGCCGCCGAGCGGGTCGCCAAGGTCACGGGTATCGAACCCGAGGTGGTCTACCTCTACAACGGACCGAGCGGCCTGGTCACCTTCGACCCGACCATCAAACCCGAGCTGGTCGCCGCTCTCTCGAAGGACCTCCCCTTCCTCAAGGACCTGGGCTCGGTCAAGAACCTGGACCTGGACAAGTTCGTCAACGACAGCTATCTCCGCAAGATCTACGGCGCCTCGTACGACGCCGCCGGCAAGAGCACCACATCCCCGAGCAGGCTCAGCGGCCAGGACCCGGTCTGCCACGAGCCCGTCAAGGATCCGCGCACCGCCTCGGAAGTGTGGTTCAGCGGCCAGAATTCGACCGGCGTCGCGGCGACTCCCACCTGCCTGCTGCGGCGGATCGCCGCCCGCGACGGGGATGTACGAGCCGCCTACGTACCGGACGCGAAGCACGGGACCCGGATGTTCGCGTCCGCCGCGACCTGGGTGCTCGACCCAGCCGGCCCGCGAACTCCCGGCTGCTGCCGTTCGCGGTGGCCGCCGACGCGGATTCCTATCTGGCAAACCACTCCGACGCCCGCGGGCTCGGCTACGAGGCGGCGCTTGAGGCCGCTGCCTGAGCCGGCGGCGCTCGCGGGACCCGCGCCACGGCACCACCCCTTGCAGAGCTGA
- a CDS encoding ferredoxin family protein yields the protein MAQASNRVDVPVTIDESKCIDGCTLCVDMCPLDSLAIHPETGKAYMHVDECWYCGPCAARCPVDAVTVDIPFLLR from the coding sequence ATGGCGCAAGCATCCAACCGGGTCGACGTACCGGTCACCATCGACGAATCCAAGTGCATCGACGGATGCACCCTCTGCGTGGACATGTGCCCGCTGGACTCACTGGCCATCCACCCCGAGACCGGCAAGGCGTACATGCACGTCGACGAGTGCTGGTACTGCGGTCCCTGCGCGGCCCGCTGCCCGGTCGACGCGGTCACGGTCGACATCCCCTTCCTTCTGCGGTGA
- a CDS encoding HEAT repeat domain-containing protein gives MISGTPTQGGPQRILALLELAEEVPTTEELAEFLTDADPAVRRTALTVLSEAAESWEEPSAVFAAALLDPDPTVRRAAVELLGELREVLVPGERFTRSLREACGHADADVRGSAVVALWRHRLCTVDELTALLTDPDETVRCETVLGLVSLDALDALAAAAGDPAAAVRLAVARGLAAVGDPRGAATLIRLAEDSDVLVRAAALAAMAHTGCTEQAATLARTALTDPAWQIRQGAAAALAVADPQEAIAPLIAATRDTNLDVRKAAVRALGGLAAGRPEARAALEAAVADVDADVRAFARMGLSDARTDLTGPSTTDTETG, from the coding sequence ATGATCAGCGGTACGCCCACGCAGGGCGGTCCCCAACGCATCCTGGCGCTCCTCGAACTCGCCGAGGAGGTCCCGACCACCGAAGAACTGGCGGAGTTCCTCACCGACGCCGACCCCGCCGTGCGCCGCACCGCGCTGACCGTGCTCAGTGAGGCGGCGGAATCCTGGGAGGAGCCCTCGGCGGTCTTCGCCGCGGCCCTGCTGGACCCGGACCCGACCGTCCGTCGCGCCGCCGTCGAACTGCTCGGCGAGCTGCGCGAAGTGCTGGTGCCCGGCGAACGTTTCACACGGTCGCTGCGCGAGGCGTGCGGACACGCGGACGCCGACGTCCGGGGCTCCGCGGTGGTGGCCCTGTGGCGTCACCGGCTGTGCACGGTCGACGAGTTGACCGCGCTGCTGACCGACCCGGACGAGACGGTGCGCTGCGAGACCGTGCTGGGCCTCGTCTCCCTCGACGCGCTCGACGCCCTGGCGGCCGCCGCGGGCGACCCGGCCGCCGCCGTGCGTCTCGCCGTGGCCCGGGGGCTGGCAGCCGTCGGGGACCCGCGCGGTGCCGCCACCCTGATACGCCTCGCCGAGGACTCCGACGTCCTGGTCCGGGCCGCGGCCCTGGCCGCCATGGCCCACACCGGCTGCACCGAGCAGGCGGCGACCCTGGCCCGTACGGCTCTGACCGACCCCGCCTGGCAGATCCGACAGGGGGCGGCGGCAGCGCTGGCCGTGGCCGACCCCCAGGAGGCGATCGCCCCGCTGATCGCCGCCACCCGGGACACCAACCTCGATGTGCGCAAGGCCGCCGTCCGCGCGCTCGGGGGACTGGCGGCGGGCCGCCCGGAGGCCCGGGCCGCCCTCGAGGCAGCAGTCGCCGACGTGGACGCCGATGTCCGCGCCTTCGCCCGCATGGGCCTGTCCGACGCTCGTACGGACCTCACCGGACCCTCGACCACCGACACCGAGACAGGCTGA